A single Plasmodium sp. gorilla clade G2 genome assembly, chromosome: 7 DNA region contains:
- a CDS encoding small subunit rRNA processing protein, putative, whose product MVEEKEDEKTIVDERFQLNDKLWQEVKREESKRGIIYLSYVPIGLNVSRIREIFCKYGEIDKIHLNKINEEDMNILSNEKGDEKKKKKKRNNKYQDGYIEFMNKKDAIKVESLLNNHPIGGKKRKNILREHFWHIKYIKNMTWNDLISSVLLRNISRKDKLQYSLKNMYKSYEQFLDKNMNNDHKKNMKRKYSSESKGNKKLNFLTIKKSKEGNEEKNNMNLETVKNIIHEESNEKIQIKDKRKTVSSNLLRSFM is encoded by the coding sequence ATGGtggaagaaaaagaagatgaaaaaaCAATCGTGGATGAAAGATTTCAATTAAATGATAAACTATGGCAAGAAGTAAAAAGAGAAGAATCTAAAAGAGGAATAATTTACTTATCATATGTGCCTATAGGATTAAATGTTTCTAGGATAAGagaaatattttgtaaatatggTGAAATCGATAAaatacatttaaataaaataaatgaagaagatatgAATATTCTATCTAATGAAAAAGgtgatgaaaagaaaaaaaagaaaaaaagaaataataaatatcaaGATGGATATATAGaatttatgaataaaaaagatgCTATAAAAGTAGAaagtttattaaataatcatCCTATAggaggaaaaaaaagaaaaaatatattaagagAACATTTTTggcatataaaatatataaaaaatatgacatGGAATGATCTTATATCTTCTGTTCTATTAAGGAATATATCTAGAAAAGACAAATTACaatattctttaaaaaatatgtataaaagtTATGAACAGTTTCTTGacaaaaatatgaacaacgatcataaaaagaatatgaaaagGAAATATTCATCTGAATCAAAAGGTAACAAAAAATTGAACTTTcttacaataaaaaaaagtaaagaaggaaatgaagaaaaaaataatatgaacctTGAAACTGTGAAGAATATAATTCATGAGGAAAGTAATGAAAAGATTCAGATTAAAGATAAGAGGAAAACAGTTTCTTCCAATTTGTTAAGATCTTTTATGTGa
- a CDS encoding ferrodoxin reductase-like protein, translating to MRRNLLRLNGKISTIIKSDKLKTRGISYNILKNNINVSLERKNNNNNKIFFSSLKGHQKIGGRLLNSYDIFLILSLLAVPTILNNKFSKMSNNIVNCSNVEKVFLIKSDELQNGEMKEIKVHEEKDTVLLVRVDNKYYCLGPKCPHYSAPLKSGVLTNEYITCPWHDAKFDIKTGECINGPSFDDIPKYEVVIEGNEVYALLPKKIEIFEKKRICECKGSCEKKNILIVGGGAATLGALETFLKLGYNGKLIICSKDAYKPYDRPTLSKNVSNCNNCDELYEEIKLKEDSYYNQSNIIYKNNVYVEKVDTENKKAHLNNGEIINYDKILITTGLSPSPSPMKNMNSDNLFTLHNLSDNIKIAQYAKEGSKCVIIGSSFIACELSSALKKKNVNVSLISKDDVPFYGSFGDKIGNIVLNILKEKNIKFYPSMHPTEYIIDKGFFSRKNANLIHGVRLSNGEVINCDYVIEALGCIPNSQFLDDKYKNVNNFIEVDKHFKVKNDDNMYAAGDVCTFPYFLTDEMINICHWNVAIQQGRIAAHNMLRDDKKEFNFIPFFNTNIFGKNFRYSGYVKNYDKIIYEGDLLKHNFIGYFVKNDKVASIITLGNNKMASLNECMAKNKVPKVYELEGGLKNSDSMIASLKI from the exons atgagaaggAATCTTTTAAGGTTAAATGGAAAAATAAGTACTATCATTAAAagtgataaattaaaaacaagAGGAATATCATacaacatattaaaaaacaatattaatgtttcattagaaagaaaaaataataataataataaaatatttttttcatcattaaaGGGTCATCAAAAAATAGGAGGACGCCTTTTAAATagttatgatatatttttgattttatctttattagcAGTACCAACAATATTAAATAACAAATTTAGTAAAATGTCAAATAATATAGTAAATTGTTCTAATGTTGAAAaagtatttttaataaaatcgGATGAATTGCAAAATGGTGaaatgaaagaaataaaagtaCATGAAGAAAAGGATACAGTCTTATTAGTACGTgtagataataaatattattgtttaGGACCCAAATGCCCTCATTATAGTGCTCCATTAAAATCTGGTGTTTtaacaaatgaatatattacatgTCCATGGCATGATGCTAAATTTGATATAAAAACAGGTGAATGTATTAATGGACCATCATTTGATGACATACCAAAATATGAAGTTGTAATTGAAGGTAATGAAGTATATGCTTTATTACCAAAGAAAATAGAAATTtttgaaaagaaaagaatatgtGAATGTAAAGGAAGTtgtgagaaaaaaaatatattaattgtaGGAGGTGGTGCTGCTACCTTAGGTGCATTAgaaacatttttaaaattaggATATAATGGAAAATTAATCATATGTAGTAAAGATGCATATAAACCATATGATAGACCAACACTATCTAAAAATGTATCGAATTGTAATAATTGTGATGAattatatgaagaaataaaattaaaagaagattcttattataatcaaagtaatataatatataaaaataatgtatatgtAGAAAAAGTTGATACcgaaaataaaaaagcacatttaaataatggtgaaattataaattatgataAGATATTAATTACTACTGGTTTAAGTCCATCCCCATCACCTATGAAGAATATGAATTCAgataatttatttactttACATAATTTAagtgataatattaaaattgcTCAATATGCAAAAGAAGGATCCAAATGTGTTATTATTGGTTCCTCATTTATAGCATGTGAACTTTCTTCTgctttgaaaaaaaaaaatgttaacgTATCTTTAATATCTAAAGATGATGTACCTTTTTATGGATCCTTTGGTGACAAAATTGGAAATATCGTGCTTaacattttaaaagaaaaaaatattaaattctaTCCATCTATGCACCCAAcagaatatataatagacAAAGGATTTTTTAGTAGAAAAAATGCTAACTTAATTCATGGAGTAAGGTTAAGTAATGGTGAAGTTATAAATTGTGATTATGTAATTGAAGCTTTAGGATGTATACCTAATTCTCAATTTTTAGatgacaaatataaaaatgttaataattttattgagGTTGATAAGCATTTCAAggtaaaaaatgatgataatatgtaCGCTGCTGGGGATGTGTGCACGTTTCCTTATTTCTTAACAG atgagatgataaatatttgtCACTGGAACGTTGCCATACAACAAGGCAGAATAGCTGCACACAATATGTTAAGAGACGACAAAAAGGAATTTAACTTTAtacctttttttaatacaaatatttttgGAAAAAATTTCAGATATAGTGGATATGTAAAGAACTATGATAAAATCATATATGAAGGAGATTTACTTAAACATAATTTTATTGGGTATTTtgttaaaaatgataaagttGCATCAATTATAACATTAGGCAATAACAAAATGGCATCTCTAAATGAATGTATGGCAAAAAATAAAGTTCCTAAAGTTTATGAATTAGAAGGAGGTCTAAAAAATAGTGACAGCATGATAGCTTcactaaaaatataa